The window TATTTGCTTTACTTTCTTATTTAGCAAATATACACAAAATAATATAATAAATTCCGCTAAAACAGCAGAAATAAATATATAAAAGTTTTCATCAAATTTTGCAAAGTTAGAAAACCCCCAGCCAGCAATAGATAAAAATGTAAATGGAAGGATCGAGTCGAAAAGTTAAAATTTTGATTATAAATATTTCATTGCTTTAGTAAGCAAATCTCTTAAAATCTGATTTCTAGTAACACCTCTTTGTTTTGCTGATTTTTCTAAAAATTCCATTTCGTTTTCCGATAGATAAATTGTCATCTGCTTAGTTGGTGGGTTTTCTGATTTAGGTCGGCCAAGTTTTTTATATTTTGCAAGTTGTGCCTCAAGTTCCGCTGTTTTGTTTTCTTTTTCATCTGCTGCTTCATAATTTTTAGATACATCGCTGTTTAAAATAAAATTTGACAGATTTTTCATCTCAAGCCTTTTTTAATAAACTCTAAAATTTTATTGTAGTGGTCACAAAAAGATTTATATTGAGATCTGCTTAGGCCATTTTGATTATAAAGCTCTGTAAAGCTCATAGCATTTGATATTGCATTTTCAAAGGCTGCCGAATGTTTAAGTATAAAATACTCTACATTATCGCCAAATCCGGCTTCTTTTAAAGCCTTAACTATTACCTCTAAATCTGCTTGATTTACAAGATCTGTAATCAAAACAATTATTCTTCCTTTGATATGGCCTTTAATTTGATTAAAGGTCTCACAAGCTTTAAAAACAGAATTAATCTTAGGAGTTACCGGCATTATTATAAAGTCGCAACTATCTAGTATCTTTAAAACACCTGCCGCCACAAAACCGCCAAAGTCATATACGCAATTATCTTTTAATTCGCATGGATCTTTAAAGGCCGCTTTTGAGTAAATTTGAGTTACGACTGAATTATCATTAGTTTGAAGATCCAAATTTAGATCTTTGGCAATAGAAAAAGCTAATGGGGTTTTGCCTACTCCACCTTTTGAGTTTATAAGGGCTATTTTCATTCTTTTACCTTTGTCAGTTTTATAACTTGTAAATATTTACAAGTTATAAATATTAAGAAGTTTTAAAATATTATAAGTTATTATATTTAACAAATTGTAAAAATATAAAGCAAGGATTATCTTTTTAAGCTATAATCATAAAAAAGAAAGGAGCTAATATTATGGTAACATCAATAAACATACAGACATCAAATAGCGACACAGTAGCAGCCATAAAAGCTTTATTGGCACTTGATCCAGAAGCGATAATGACCTATGAAAATGAGCCGAGTCTAAGCGAAGCCGACCAAAAAAAGCTTGAGGAAATCATCGCCGCCGATGAACGCGGAGAAATAAAATACATACCTTTCGAGGAGTTTAAAACCGAAATGAGAGCCTACGTTAAAAGCATAGGCGCTTAAAATGGAGATTATTTTAACGGAGCAATTCAAATCAGAGCTAAAAATCATTTTAGATTTTTACGCAGAGAAAAGCGAACAAACGGCAATTAATTTTCTTGAGGACTTATTTAAAAAAATTGACAATACAACTTTTATGCCTTATCGCTTTAGAAAAAATCAAATACTAAACAGAGAGGACATAAGGGAATTAATTTTTAAAGGTTATGTAATACCATTTCATATTAGTACAGATAGCATAAAAATTTTATCAATTTTCAAACATAACTTACCAAAAATCTAAGTGAGTTTTTTTAAGAAACTCACTAAATTCAACCAAATTTCCCTCAATTCTTAAACCAAATCACCCACTTTAAGCTTCCCAACCCTAAACTGGATAATCTCTAAATTCACAAACTGCGTTAAAATCGAACTTTTGCATAATATGTAATGAAAAGTAGTATTTTCAACAAAATAAACTATATTCCTTATGCTAAAATACACAAAAGGACATCTACATGAGTGAAATATTATATTTTGACGATACAAAAGGTTTTTGCCAAGGAGTAGCTACTGTAAAAATTGGAGATAAATGGGGTGCTATTGATATACGAGGCAATCAAATAATACCTTTTGTATATGATAGTCTAAGTAGAAGCTTTTCAAATAAGATAATATAAAAAGCAAATTTTATTTTTATATAAGGTCATATGTGCAAAAATTTTATAAATTTGATAAAATACCTTTTCTGTTAACCAAATCAATCTTATGCCCAAAAAAGTGTTCTATATATTGAGTGTGATCTACTATAATAATAGTTTTATTTTTAGATCTAATTTTTTCCATAAAATCAATTATTTTTAAAATTTCTACTCTACTCAATCCTTTAAAAGGTTCATCTATACCAAAAAAAGTAGATTGAGAATTGATAAACTTTAAAAGTTTTACTCTAATATTTTCACCACCAGAAAGCGAAGCCGTATGTTGGCCGATAGTCAAATAGCCGAGTTGCAAGTCTATAGCTTGCTTAACAACATTCAATATTTTAGAATCAACATTAACAAAATAGCTAAAAGCCTCTTTTAGATCCATGCGCCATATATCAAGAATATTTTTATTATTTAACAAATAGTTTTTTAAGATTTTATTAAAACCACTTCCTTCACACTCTTTGCATTCAATTTTTATTTTATTATGTTCAAAAAAACCATAGCCGTTACAAAATTTACATGCTCCTTCGCAACCAACACTATTAGAAAAAAAATTTCTACTTTTATTATATTTTTTTGCAAATATATCACATATTCTTGTATAAAGATCTAATGCAGTAGCGACACAAGATGACTTGCTACCCATTATTGGTTTTTGGCTTATATATATATATTTTTCAAAAAACATTGGCATATACTCTTTTAATAATATAGTTTTTCCGACACCAGATTTTCCTCTGATTAAATTTAAACAATTTTTTCCTATAGATATGTTAACTCCACCATAATTTAATATATTGGCATTGATAGTAATTTGTATTTGCTCTGATGGTTTTTTAACTTTTGCAATATAATTTACTGATTGTTGTTCCAAAAATGCATCTTTGTCTATAACAAATCCCCCTTCTTTTTTACCACTTTTTCCAAGAACTGTAATTCTTTTTGCCACTTTTATAAAAATATCACTATGATCGACGATTAATAAAGTATGTTTTTTTGTAAGATTTAATATATTTTTATATACTGCTTCTTTTTCATTATTAGATAATCCCGCAAGAGGTTCATCTAAAACGATAAGTAAATTTGTTAATTGATTATTAAAAATTTGTACCATTCTTATTCTTTGGAGTTCACCCCCGGAAAGTGTTGGTATCGCTCTATGAAAACATAAGTATCCCAAATGTAGCTCGCAAGCTTTTTTTACAAAATTATAAACCGATTTTAAGGAAAAAGTGGTTTTATCATTATCTAGTAATTTATAATTTTTATTTAAAAAAAATAACAATTCATTGAAAGATACTGTCATAAGTTCACCTATAGACAAATTAGCTAACCTATATTTGTCTAATTCTTTGGAATATTTTTTTCCACAGCAATAATCACACAAGGTATTAGAATAAAATTTATCAGAGATATTGAAATTTGGCATCATTGGCTTATCGCTCATAATGCCATAAAATTTTGTTGTTCTACTTGATAATGAATTTGTTTTTTTATACTTAATTTTATATTTTTTCTCACTTTCTTCGTATAGAAAAACTTTTTGCTCCATTTCAGTCAATTCTCTGAATATTTTTCTATAATCTATTTCTTTATCTATACAAAATTCTTTAATTATTTGAGAATAAAAATCTTTATATCTATTCCAACATTTTATTGGATTTTTGTATAAAGGAGTATCATAATCAACAATTTTATTTTGATCTAATATTTTTTTAGTGCCCAGCCCATGACAATATTCGCATATGTTTGATGATTTATTTAAAATAAAATTTTCTTCACTAACACCTAAAATATTGGCATATAAAAAACAAATATTTCTATTTAATCCGAAATAAGTACCTATCGTAGAATGTAAATTATGATTAAAATTTAGTTGTTTTATAGGAATAGCTGGCAGCATATTTTCGTAGCTTTTAACTTTGTATATAGGTTCTTCTAAATCGTCGTCAAACATAGACATAAATTCAGTTTTTCCTATAGCCGCTACTGTATCATATGCCAAAGAAGATTTTCCACTTCCAGAATAACCTAATATTAAATTTAAACTTTTTGGGAGAATCTCTATATCTATGTTTTTGAGATTATTTGTTTCAATTCCTAGCACCTTGATCATCTGTCATAGCCCTATATAGATCTTTAATTAAAAAATCTAAAGTCATTTTTGAGTGTATACAAAATCTTTCATCTAAGGAATGAATAGTATTATTTTGTTTAATATAAGAAGCATTAATAGGACAACCGCCACCACAAATTCCTAAGGCAGAACAATCTTGACACTCTTCTTTGTTTATTGGAGAAAGCTGAGACCATTCTATAATATCTTTATTTTTTGAGGCTATAAAATTTTCGTCAGCTATATCAGAAATAAAATATTTCTTATTATGCAAACATCCTTGGCAAATGCCGACTTCACCATTTGAAGATATAACAATTTGTCCTCCAGCTGTTGCTGCACAGTCAGAAAAATAAATTTTTGATTCAGCAAATGCTTTTAGTTTTCTCATCATCCTATCTTCGTAAACACCAAGCTTTCTTAATTTTATAAATTGATCTATAATAAATTGTGCAGCTTTCTCATTGTATTTTTCAGACACCACAAACGTATCACTAGACATCATAATATTAAAACCGAATGATTTAATATTATATGCTTGAATCAGATCTATAATTTCATCTCTCGAATTAATAGTTTCTTCGCTCAAAGTGACTGATAATGATATACTAATGTTTAATTTTTTTAACATATCTAGTATTGTTAAAAGTTTTTTAAATATAGGATTACCACTATTATCAACCCTCATTGAATTTGATTCTTCAGTAAATCCATCTATACTAATACCTATACCGACTCCAAGTTTTTTAAGCTTTATAGCTCTTTCCTCATTAAGCAGTAGGCCATTTGTTATTACGGACATTTCTAAATTTTTAACAGCTTTTTCACTAACTCTTAAATTATTAATCTTTGTTGCAATATATTCAAGCATTTCAAAATTAATAAGAGGCTCTCCTCCATAAAAAATTATTACAGGCTTATTTTCTTCAAAATTTATATTGCCACTTGATTCTTTCAATTGTCTTATAAAAAAATCTATAGCCTTATCAGCTACACTCTTAGACATATTTAATTTTGTAAAATTCTTTCTTTTTTCTTGATCATTATTACCAATAAAACAATATTTGCATGAGAGGTTGCATTGTTCGCTTAATATAAAATAACAAACATTAATGGCAGGTTTTGGTAATTTTGTTTTTACAAATTCTAAAACTTTTTCATCTTCAAATTTATCTTGTTTTAAGATTTTATATTTTATTAATTCTTTTATTATGCCCAATAAATCTTCAGAGGCAGAGTCTATTGCTTCAGGCTTTTGTTTTAACCAGTCATCTAACTTTTTAAATATACCTTTTTTTAAATATACTGGTTTCATTCTTAGGCTATGATATAGGGCTACAGCCTCGCCACAATCAAATAAATGCGTAAATTTTGATAATTCTACCATTCTATGGAATTTTCTTGTGATTTTCTACAAGAACAAGCACAAGTACAACTATTACAAGACACACAAGCACATCTAGCTGCTATAATATTATCATTGTCTAATATGAGTCCGAAAAGTTTTTTATAATCAAAAGTAGTTGCTATCATTATAAATTCTCCCATAAAATATCATCTTCATAGTTTTTTCCACTACAAGAACATCTACAAGAACACATGCATCCGGTACATTGCCCAATACATGATTCAACATAATTAGCTTGTATGTTTATAAGTCCAAAAAGTTCAGAATATGCCTCTGATGTCGTTTTAAGCATTTGCTCTCCTTTTTGTAATTTAATACTATTAGGAGTATTATAACATATTTTATATTTTTTTAATAACCACCTATTTCCAATGTCTTGTTAAATAATTATGTAAAAAAATAAAAATATAAAAAACAGATAAAATATCGTATATATAGTTATTTAAAAACAAAAAATAAAATATTTTTTTACTGGTTTTAGTAAAATAATAATTAAAAATAAAAATTATATCATTCTATTAACAATCTTGCTCTAAGCTCTTTGCCTTTTTAACTTG of the Campylobacter sp. RM16187 genome contains:
- a CDS encoding CopG family transcriptional regulator, which gives rise to MKNLSNFILNSDVSKNYEAADEKENKTAELEAQLAKYKKLGRPKSENPPTKQMTIYLSENEMEFLEKSAKQRGVTRNQILRDLLTKAMKYL
- a CDS encoding type II toxin-antitoxin system RelE/ParE family toxin, whose protein sequence is MEIILTEQFKSELKIILDFYAEKSEQTAINFLEDLFKKIDNTTFMPYRFRKNQILNREDIRELIFKGYVIPFHISTDSIKILSIFKHNLPKI
- a CDS encoding WG repeat-containing protein, translated to MSEILYFDDTKGFCQGVATVKIGDKWGAIDIRGNQIIPFVYDSLSRSFSNKII
- a CDS encoding FibroRumin system radical SAM peptide maturase, giving the protein MVELSKFTHLFDCGEAVALYHSLRMKPVYLKKGIFKKLDDWLKQKPEAIDSASEDLLGIIKELIKYKILKQDKFEDEKVLEFVKTKLPKPAINVCYFILSEQCNLSCKYCFIGNNDQEKRKNFTKLNMSKSVADKAIDFFIRQLKESSGNINFEENKPVIIFYGGEPLINFEMLEYIATKINNLRVSEKAVKNLEMSVITNGLLLNEERAIKLKKLGVGIGISIDGFTEESNSMRVDNSGNPIFKKLLTILDMLKKLNISISLSVTLSEETINSRDEIIDLIQAYNIKSFGFNIMMSSDTFVVSEKYNEKAAQFIIDQFIKLRKLGVYEDRMMRKLKAFAESKIYFSDCAATAGGQIVISSNGEVGICQGCLHNKKYFISDIADENFIASKNKDIIEWSQLSPINKEECQDCSALGICGGGCPINASYIKQNNTIHSLDERFCIHSKMTLDFLIKDLYRAMTDDQGARN
- a CDS encoding FibroRumin family radical SAM-modified Cys-rich RiPP, with product MGEFIMIATTFDYKKLFGLILDNDNIIAARCACVSCNSCTCACSCRKSQENSIEW
- a CDS encoding FibroRumin family radical SAM-modified Cys-rich RiPP, with protein sequence MLKTTSEAYSELFGLINIQANYVESCIGQCTGCMCSCRCSCSGKNYEDDILWENL